In one Streptomyces sp. NBC_00597 genomic region, the following are encoded:
- a CDS encoding DUF397 domain-containing protein produces MAIRQGATDNWTKSSYSGGNGACVEVKSPVMEAIAVRDSKVQDGPSLTFAPGSWTSFVADVTEGRLGRLA; encoded by the coding sequence ATGGCTATTCGTCAGGGCGCCACGGACAACTGGACCAAGTCTTCCTACTCCGGCGGGAACGGCGCCTGCGTCGAGGTCAAGTCCCCCGTCATGGAGGCCATCGCGGTCCGCGACTCGAAGGTGCAGGACGGTCCGTCCCTCACCTTCGCGCCCGGCTCCTGGACCTCGTTCGTCGCGGACGTCACCGAGGGCCGGCTGGGGCGCCTCGCCTGA